In one Pseudomonadota bacterium genomic region, the following are encoded:
- a CDS encoding BrnA antitoxin family protein, with protein MKQSDFELKKEYDFSKGVRGRFYRPKKISTTVRLDNDILLFLKKLATEKKTGYQTLMNSVLREYINSITTEKSAS; from the coding sequence ATGAAACAATCGGATTTTGAATTAAAGAAAGAATATGATTTCTCTAAAGGTGTAAGGGGCAGGTTTTATAGACCCAAAAAGATCTCAACCACAGTGAGACTGGATAATGATATCTTATTGTTTCTTAAGAAACTTGCCACAGAGAAAAAAACAGGTTATCAGACCTTGATGAATAGTGTTTTAAGGGAATATATAAATTCTATAACTACTGAAAAATCTGCATCATAA
- a CDS encoding BrnT family toxin: MEFEWAENKNRANVKKHKLSFEESKEIFDDPFHISIIDERFSNFEERWVTIGTTYKGKLIIAGHLYYLKENGEEVIRIISARKATKKEKEQYETIGF, encoded by the coding sequence ATGGAGTTTGAATGGGCTGAAAATAAAAATAGGGCAAATGTAAAGAAACATAAATTATCATTCGAGGAATCAAAAGAGATATTTGACGACCCATTTCACATCTCCATTATAGATGAAAGATTCAGCAATTTTGAGGAAAGATGGGTAACCATTGGTACCACATACAAAGGGAAGTTGATTATAGCGGGACATTTATACTACCTTAAAGAAAATGGAGAGGAAGTTATTAGAATTATATCGGCAAGAAAAGCTACAAAAAAAGAAAAGGAGCAATATGAAACAATCGGATTTTGA